The Brachyspira hyodysenteriae ATCC 27164 genome includes a window with the following:
- the purM gene encoding phosphoribosylformylglycinamidine cyclo-ligase, which yields MGVSYKDSGVSREEGYKAVSLMKEVVAKTMHTNVLNNIGSFGALYELGKYNNPVLVSGTDGVGTKLEIAFSMKKYDTVGIDAVAMCVNDVLCHGAKPIFFLDYLACGRLNGETAALIVKGIADGCYEAGAALIGGETAEMPGFYKDGDYDIAGFCVGVVEKDKIIDGSKVSEGDAIIGIASSGFHSNGYSLIRKLVRDYNAVYEGEKIGETLLTPTKIYVKKVLPLLEKYNIKGMAHITGGGLIENVPRSVAKGYKAVIKKDSFQTPKIFNYIQYLGNIKEEEMYNTFNMGIGFVIIASKEDKDNIINDLKEQNESAYEIGYIAKNDNEDKSDICLE from the coding sequence ATGGGAGTTTCTTATAAAGACAGCGGAGTCAGCAGAGAAGAGGGATATAAAGCTGTATCTCTGATGAAAGAAGTTGTAGCTAAAACTATGCATACAAATGTACTTAATAATATAGGAAGTTTCGGTGCTTTGTATGAACTTGGTAAATATAATAATCCTGTACTTGTATCAGGAACTGACGGAGTAGGCACTAAATTAGAAATAGCATTTTCTATGAAGAAGTATGATACTGTTGGAATAGATGCTGTTGCTATGTGTGTTAATGATGTACTTTGTCATGGTGCTAAGCCTATTTTCTTTTTGGATTATCTAGCATGCGGAAGGTTAAATGGAGAAACTGCTGCTTTAATAGTTAAAGGTATTGCTGACGGATGTTATGAGGCTGGTGCTGCTTTAATTGGCGGAGAAACTGCCGAAATGCCTGGTTTTTATAAAGACGGAGATTATGATATAGCTGGTTTTTGTGTTGGAGTTGTAGAGAAAGATAAAATAATTGACGGTTCTAAAGTTAGCGAAGGAGATGCTATTATAGGTATAGCTTCTTCTGGTTTTCATAGTAATGGATATTCACTTATAAGAAAACTTGTAAGGGATTATAATGCTGTATATGAAGGTGAAAAAATAGGAGAGACTCTTTTAACACCTACTAAAATATATGTGAAGAAAGTACTTCCTTTATTAGAAAAATATAATATTAAAGGTATGGCTCATATTACAGGAGGCGGTTTAATAGAAAATGTTCCGCGTTCTGTTGCTAAGGGATATAAGGCTGTAATTAAAAAAGATAGTTTCCAAACACCTAAAATATTTAATTATATTCAGTATTTGGGTAATATAAAAGAAGAAGAGATGTATAATACTTTCAATATGGGTATAGGATTCGTTATAATAGCTTCAAAAGAAGATAAAGATAATATTATAAATGATTTGAAAGAGCAAAATGAATCTGCTTATGAAATAGGGTATATTGCTAAGAATGATAATGAGGATAAGAGTGATATATGCTTAGAGTAG
- the infB gene encoding translation initiation factor IF-2: protein MSQKNENNEKNLNQESSAADNKPKVIIKKNNASNNNNNDDNQAAAAVKKVKKVIVKKKIIIHNKSDKPDSQKQDNNNNNNIPEKNNISKENRDTRDNKESKNKNYSHNRENRDFKENKSYKDSSPMETPVEDVSSFKKDNKKDNKKRDYDKKDKEYDKKSSQKDSKAEAAQRQENKIFNKLQAKKRQQEQRLASVEKEISIMETITVGDLAKKMNLRASDIISKLMGMGTMARVNDIIDSDTATIIADDFGCKVNVISLQEEATIEIKEDREEDLRPRPPVVTIMGHVDHGKTSLLDAIRHSNITSKESGGITQNIGAYKVKIPSGEIAFIDTPGHAAFTMMRARGAKSTDIVILVVASDDGVMPQTVEALNHAKEANVPIIVAVNKMDLPNATMDKVKAALSEYGLTPEEWGGDTQYIGVSALTKQGINDLLEAIILQAEMLELKANPNREAIGIVLEASLDPGRGPVGTVLVQNGTLKIGDYFVCGLSVGKVRAMVNDLGQRVTKALPSTPVEVLGFEKTPEAGESFNVMLDEKEAKAIADKRVQLKQQEALKANVKVTLENLYEKIASESMKEFKVIIKADVQGSAEALRDALNKIQSDKIRFVSIYSASGAVTESDVNLAHASNAIIIAYRVRPSGKARELAEKLGIPIERYDIIYEAIEAIQNAMKGSLERLKKEVDIGTVEVRDVFHVPKVGTIAGCYVTNGKIERNAGVRVMRDNVLIYTSKISSLRRIKDDVKEVASGYECGASIENFNDIKKGDVLEIFKIEEIAQDL, encoded by the coding sequence ATGTCTCAAAAAAATGAGAATAATGAAAAAAATTTAAATCAGGAAAGCTCTGCAGCTGATAATAAACCAAAAGTTATTATCAAGAAAAATAATGCATCTAATAACAATAATAATGATGATAATCAAGCTGCAGCAGCTGTTAAGAAAGTAAAAAAAGTTATAGTAAAAAAGAAAATAATAATACATAATAAATCGGATAAGCCTGATAGTCAGAAACAGGATAATAATAACAATAATAATATTCCTGAAAAAAATAATATATCAAAAGAAAATAGAGATACCAGAGATAATAAAGAATCGAAGAATAAAAATTATTCTCATAATAGAGAAAATAGAGATTTTAAAGAAAATAAATCATACAAAGATTCTTCTCCTATGGAAACTCCTGTTGAAGATGTATCTTCTTTCAAGAAAGACAATAAAAAAGATAATAAGAAAAGAGATTACGATAAAAAAGATAAAGAGTATGATAAAAAATCATCTCAAAAAGATTCTAAAGCAGAGGCAGCTCAAAGACAGGAGAATAAAATATTCAATAAACTTCAGGCTAAAAAACGTCAGCAGGAGCAAAGACTTGCAAGTGTTGAAAAAGAAATTAGTATAATGGAGACTATTACTGTTGGCGACTTAGCTAAAAAGATGAATTTAAGAGCTTCTGACATAATATCCAAACTTATGGGTATGGGTACTATGGCTAGAGTTAATGATATAATAGATTCAGATACTGCCACAATTATAGCAGATGATTTCGGATGTAAAGTTAATGTTATATCTTTACAGGAAGAAGCAACTATCGAAATAAAAGAAGATAGAGAAGAAGATTTAAGACCTCGTCCTCCTGTTGTAACAATAATGGGACACGTTGACCATGGTAAAACTTCTCTTCTTGATGCTATAAGACATAGTAATATAACTTCTAAAGAAAGCGGCGGAATCACTCAAAATATCGGTGCTTATAAAGTAAAAATACCTAGCGGAGAAATAGCTTTTATTGATACTCCTGGACACGCTGCATTTACTATGATGAGAGCAAGAGGAGCTAAAAGTACTGATATAGTAATACTTGTTGTTGCTTCAGATGACGGAGTTATGCCTCAGACAGTTGAAGCTTTGAATCATGCTAAAGAGGCTAATGTACCTATAATAGTTGCTGTTAATAAGATGGATTTGCCTAATGCTACTATGGATAAGGTAAAAGCAGCATTATCAGAGTATGGTCTTACTCCTGAAGAATGGGGAGGAGATACTCAGTATATAGGCGTAAGTGCTTTGACAAAACAAGGTATTAATGATTTATTAGAGGCTATTATATTACAGGCTGAAATGCTCGAATTAAAAGCTAATCCTAATAGAGAGGCAATAGGTATAGTATTAGAGGCTTCACTTGATCCAGGAAGAGGTCCTGTAGGTACTGTACTTGTACAAAATGGTACTTTAAAAATAGGCGATTATTTTGTATGCGGACTTTCAGTTGGTAAAGTACGTGCTATGGTTAATGATTTAGGACAGAGAGTTACAAAAGCTTTGCCTTCTACTCCTGTTGAGGTTTTGGGTTTTGAAAAGACACCTGAAGCTGGAGAATCATTCAATGTTATGCTTGATGAAAAAGAAGCTAAGGCTATAGCTGATAAGAGAGTTCAATTAAAACAGCAGGAAGCTTTAAAGGCTAATGTTAAAGTTACATTAGAAAACCTTTATGAGAAAATAGCTTCCGAATCTATGAAAGAGTTCAAAGTAATAATTAAAGCTGATGTTCAGGGCAGTGCTGAAGCTTTAAGAGATGCTTTAAATAAAATACAAAGTGATAAAATAAGATTCGTTTCAATATATAGTGCATCAGGTGCGGTTACTGAAAGTGATGTAAACTTAGCCCATGCATCTAATGCGATTATTATAGCTTATAGAGTTCGTCCTTCCGGAAAGGCTAGAGAATTAGCTGAAAAACTTGGAATACCTATAGAAAGATATGATATTATTTATGAGGCAATAGAGGCTATTCAAAATGCTATGAAAGGTTCTCTTGAAAGACTTAAGAAAGAAGTTGATATTGGTACTGTTGAGGTTAGAGATGTATTCCATGTACCTAAAGTTGGTACTATTGCCGGATGTTATGTAACTAATGGTAAAATAGAAAGAAATGCTGGTGTAAGAGTGATGAGAGATAATGTTCTTATTTATACAAGCAAGATTTCTAGTTTAAGAAGAATTAAAGATGATGTTAAAGAGGTTGCCAGCGGTTATGAATGCGGTGCTTCTATAGAAAACTTTAATGACATTAAAAAGGGCGATGTATTAGAGATATTCAAAATTGAAGAAATAGCTCAAGATTTATAA
- a CDS encoding tRNA (cytidine(34)-2'-O)-methyltransferase — MAQKKINDNFNIIIALYRPEIPANTGNIGRLCVGLNIPLHIVSKPSFIISSKEVKRAGLDYWEHLQLVKHENENTFLEYCNSNNKRIVPITKFGKHRYDEFQYSNNDILLFGRESTGLRESLWENDLENSVYIPMSDNIRSINVSNTAAIVAYEAYRHIILVNN; from the coding sequence ATGGCTCAAAAAAAAATAAATGATAATTTTAATATAATTATAGCATTATATCGTCCGGAAATACCTGCAAATACAGGAAATATTGGAAGATTATGTGTAGGACTTAATATACCTTTACATATAGTTTCAAAACCTTCTTTTATAATAAGCTCTAAAGAAGTTAAACGTGCTGGACTTGATTATTGGGAACATCTTCAATTAGTAAAGCATGAAAATGAAAATACCTTTTTGGAATACTGCAATAGCAATAATAAAAGAATAGTGCCTATTACTAAATTTGGAAAGCATAGATACGATGAGTTTCAATATTCTAATAATGATATACTTTTATTCGGAAGAGAGTCAACAGGACTTAGAGAATCATTATGGGAAAATGATTTAGAAAACTCTGTATACATTCCAATGAGTGATAATATACGTTCCATAAATGTATCAAATACTGCAGCTATAGTCGCTTATGAAGCATATAGGCATATTATTTTAGTAAACAATTAA
- a CDS encoding Fe-S-containing hydro-lyase, translating to MEIKKINTPLTKEKLSVLNAGDMVALTGTIYTARDAAHKRLIDMLNNNEKLPFNIENQTIFYAGPSPAKPNEVMGSIGPTTSYRMDAYSPKLLEIGLLSMIGKGKRNKEVIDAIVRYGGVYFAAIGGAAAYMSNCVKSAKIIAFEDLGTEAIRELYVEDMPLIVAIDSKGNNALTA from the coding sequence ATGGAAATAAAAAAAATAAATACACCTTTGACAAAAGAAAAATTATCTGTTTTGAATGCTGGTGATATGGTGGCTCTAACAGGTACTATTTATACTGCAAGAGATGCTGCTCATAAGAGATTAATTGATATGTTAAACAACAATGAGAAACTTCCTTTCAATATAGAGAATCAAACAATTTTTTATGCCGGTCCTTCGCCTGCTAAACCAAATGAAGTTATGGGAAGTATAGGGCCAACTACCAGCTATAGAATGGATGCTTATTCTCCAAAACTTTTAGAGATTGGGCTTTTATCTATGATAGGGAAGGGTAAAAGAAATAAGGAAGTGATAGATGCTATAGTAAGATACGGCGGAGTTTATTTTGCTGCTATTGGCGGAGCTGCTGCTTACATGTCTAATTGTGTTAAGTCTGCTAAAATTATAGCATTTGAAGATTTAGGTACTGAAGCTATTAGAGAGCTTTATGTTGAAGATATGCCTTTGATTGTAGCTATAGATTCTAAGGGAAACAATGCCTTAACTGCGTAA
- a CDS encoding fumarate hydratase encodes MREIDVNLITETVAQLCIDANIYLNDDIKNALIENAKKEENKIAKNILNVLVENADIASKELKPICQDTGMAIIYMDIGMDVHFTGGNLTDAINKGVALGYTKGYLRKSVLNDPIDRKNTNDNTPAIIHYNIVDGDKVKITAAPKGFGSENMSKIKMLPPSAGIEGVKEFVYETIKTAASNACPPMIIGIGLGGSMEKCADIAKRALLREVGTKNEDIRLQKLEEELLDNINKMNIGPSGFGGKTTALAVHINMYSAHITSLPVCVCTGCHVTRHKEIIL; translated from the coding sequence ATGCGTGAGATAGATGTAAATCTTATAACAGAAACAGTAGCTCAATTATGTATAGATGCTAATATTTATTTAAATGATGATATTAAAAATGCTCTTATTGAAAATGCAAAAAAAGAAGAAAACAAAATAGCAAAAAATATTTTAAATGTATTAGTAGAAAATGCTGATATAGCTTCTAAAGAATTAAAGCCTATATGTCAGGATACAGGCATGGCAATTATATATATGGATATAGGAATGGATGTTCATTTTACAGGCGGTAATTTAACAGATGCTATTAATAAAGGCGTAGCATTGGGTTATACAAAAGGCTATTTAAGAAAGTCTGTATTAAATGATCCTATAGACAGAAAAAATACTAATGATAATACCCCCGCAATAATACATTATAATATAGTGGATGGAGATAAAGTAAAAATTACAGCTGCACCTAAAGGTTTCGGAAGTGAGAATATGAGTAAAATAAAAATGCTTCCCCCTTCTGCTGGAATAGAGGGTGTAAAAGAGTTTGTATACGAAACAATAAAAACAGCTGCTTCTAATGCTTGTCCTCCTATGATTATAGGAATAGGTTTGGGAGGAAGTATGGAGAAATGTGCGGATATTGCTAAAAGGGCTTTGCTTAGAGAAGTAGGCACAAAAAATGAAGATATTCGTTTGCAAAAATTAGAAGAAGAATTACTTGATAATATTAATAAAATGAATATAGGGCCTTCAGGATTCGGAGGAAAAACAACTGCTTTAGCAGTTCATATAAACATGTATTCTGCACATATAACTTCTCTTCCTGTATGTGTTTGTACAGGATGTCATGTAACAAGACATAAAGAAATTATTCTATAA
- a CDS encoding flagellin N-terminal helical domain-containing protein: MIINNNISALNANRQLNLTGNSMTKTIAQLSSGMRINTAGDDASGLAVSEKMRSQYRGLQQATRNAQNGISFIQTTEGYLNETTNIMQRMRELAIQSANGIYSDSDRALIQVEVNQLVAEVDRIASQAEFNKMNMLTGRFAADGQTPMTFHIGANMDQRVSINIGSMTAANLQVGGDTPISISSVETANQALGRIDEGIQMVVSQRAELGAVQNRMESMVKSLMIATENTIASESVIRDADMASAMVAYTREQILQQTGAAMLANANMKNQSIMRIIG, encoded by the coding sequence ATGATTATCAACAATAATATTTCTGCATTAAATGCAAACAGACAATTGAATTTAACTGGAAATTCAATGACTAAAACTATAGCACAGCTTTCTAGCGGTATGAGAATCAACACTGCTGGAGACGATGCTTCTGGATTAGCAGTATCTGAAAAAATGCGTTCACAATACCGTGGTTTACAACAAGCTACTAGAAACGCTCAAAACGGTATATCTTTCATTCAAACAACTGAAGGTTATTTAAATGAAACTACTAACATTATGCAAAGAATGAGAGAATTAGCTATACAGTCTGCTAACGGTATATACTCTGACAGCGACAGAGCTTTAATTCAAGTAGAAGTTAATCAATTAGTAGCTGAAGTTGACAGAATCGCTTCTCAAGCTGAATTCAACAAAATGAACATGTTAACAGGACGTTTCGCAGCTGATGGTCAAACTCCTATGACTTTCCACATCGGTGCTAATATGGATCAAAGAGTATCTATAAATATAGGTTCTATGACTGCTGCTAACTTACAAGTTGGAGGAGACACTCCTATATCTATTTCTTCTGTTGAAACTGCTAACCAAGCTTTAGGAAGAATCGATGAAGGTATACAAATGGTAGTATCTCAAAGAGCTGAATTAGGTGCTGTTCAAAACAGAATGGAATCTATGGTAAAAAGCTTAATGATCGCTACTGAAAACACTATCGCTTCTGAAAGTGTTATCCGTGATGCTGATATGGCTTCTGCTATGGTTGCTTATACTCGTGAGCAAATCTTACAACAAACAGGAGCTGCTATGTTAGCTAATGCTAATATGAAAAACCAATCTATAATGAGAATCATTGGATAA
- a CDS encoding M28 family peptidase, protein MKYITMLFIVMTILLSSCSNAKANTYQKNNDQKINEKFYFNADNAYNYIKKQTDLGPRNYGSEAHKKVREFFKQEISNIGYEVYSHNFEAPYIKERNGENIYAFLKGKTDDYVIITSHFDSRSVAEKDPVQFNRDKPISGANDGASSSGVLLELMKALKNYDDLPYSVCFVLFDLEDDGNLFDVEGYSLTETDWIQGSIAFVNEIIIRDKLIDKQKIKFGILLDMVGSKTAKFKYESFAHTYYSSIYNQIWNYANDLGYKEYFVDGHYGTIIDDHTPFLNEKIPFIDVIDMGYPFHHTSQDTIDKLDKKTLEAVGKTIEYSIKNADKIY, encoded by the coding sequence ATGAAATATATTACAATGCTTTTTATAGTAATGACAATACTATTATCATCATGCAGCAATGCAAAAGCAAATACATATCAAAAAAATAATGATCAGAAAATAAATGAAAAATTTTATTTCAATGCTGATAATGCATATAATTACATAAAAAAGCAGACAGATTTAGGACCTCGTAATTACGGAAGCGAAGCACATAAAAAAGTAAGAGAATTTTTTAAACAGGAAATTTCTAATATTGGATATGAAGTTTATAGTCATAATTTTGAAGCTCCTTACATAAAAGAAAGGAATGGAGAAAATATATATGCTTTTTTAAAAGGAAAAACTGATGATTATGTAATTATTACAAGTCATTTTGACAGCCGCTCTGTTGCTGAAAAAGATCCGGTGCAATTTAATAGAGATAAACCTATAAGCGGTGCCAATGACGGAGCAAGCAGCAGTGGTGTTTTATTAGAACTTATGAAAGCTTTAAAAAATTATGATGATTTGCCTTATAGTGTATGCTTTGTATTATTTGATTTAGAAGATGATGGAAACTTATTCGATGTAGAAGGATATTCATTGACAGAAACTGATTGGATACAAGGAAGCATTGCTTTTGTGAATGAAATTATCATAAGAGATAAATTGATAGATAAACAAAAAATAAAATTTGGAATACTTCTTGATATGGTTGGAAGTAAAACGGCAAAATTTAAATATGAAAGTTTCGCTCATACTTACTATTCTTCTATATATAATCAAATTTGGAATTATGCAAATGATTTGGGATATAAAGAATATTTTGTTGACGGACATTATGGAACTATAATAGATGATCATACTCCGTTTTTAAATGAGAAAATACCTTTTATTGATGTTATAGATATGGGTTATCCATTTCATCATACATCTCAGGATACAATAGATAAATTAGATAAAAAAACTTTAGAGGCTGTAGGAAAAACCATAGAATACTCTATAAAGAACGCTGATAAGATTTATTAA
- a CDS encoding zinc metallopeptidase has product MFGGYFEYYFGYIWILIPGILLGFWAQMKVKSTYAKYSRMENKRGITGAQTARYILEGYGIDIPVERIGGTLTDHYDPSAKVLRLSSGVYDGTDVAALGVAAHEVGHAIQHNRGYAPLSIRNGFYPLCAIGDQFGPYLVLLGIMIGGAGSFSYYIMMAGIILFAFAVFFSLVTLPVEFDASNRAIKILDKGGFLDSEELDGAKKVLSAAALTYVAAAVTAILTLLRLLMLAQRRRD; this is encoded by the coding sequence ATGTTTGGCGGATATTTTGAATATTATTTCGGATATATATGGATACTAATTCCGGGTATACTTCTTGGTTTCTGGGCACAGATGAAAGTAAAATCTACTTATGCTAAATACAGCAGAATGGAAAATAAAAGAGGCATTACAGGTGCTCAAACAGCAAGATATATACTAGAAGGTTACGGAATAGACATACCTGTTGAAAGAATAGGAGGAACATTAACAGATCATTATGACCCTTCTGCAAAAGTATTAAGACTTTCTTCTGGTGTATATGATGGTACTGATGTTGCTGCTTTAGGAGTTGCTGCTCATGAAGTAGGACATGCCATACAGCATAATAGAGGATATGCTCCTCTTTCTATAAGAAATGGATTCTATCCTTTATGTGCTATAGGCGATCAATTCGGACCTTATTTGGTATTATTAGGTATTATGATAGGGGGAGCTGGAAGTTTTTCATATTATATTATGATGGCTGGTATTATACTCTTTGCCTTTGCAGTATTCTTCTCTTTAGTTACTCTGCCTGTAGAATTTGATGCTTCAAACAGAGCTATAAAAATATTGGATAAAGGCGGATTTTTAGACAGTGAAGAACTTGACGGAGCTAAAAAAGTTTTATCTGCTGCTGCTTTGACTTATGTTGCTGCTGCTGTTACTGCTATACTTACACTTTTAAGACTTTTAATGTTAGCACAAAGAAGAAGAGATTAA
- a CDS encoding variable surface family protein yields MKKFFLIMTVLLSMSYCSIFGMYGDQDDWIDFLTDGNQFRARMDQFGFVLGNNTIKGTFGFRSQSLSTHLGYILLNNNFGTYFGTTISCGIGYTSEAFSIGIGYNYTTPLPISDNFGSHTPVLMINALNDNLRIVIPVQILVYNGNIQKVDKQGNIHDTYDYLGISTDTQIRYYTGIDAFNEIRLYIKYGQLGYKNAPYVGKNYEEELFSRSFGFETRFYFLNTTVGNVTINPFIKVAYNTALHGVGTMIRALDTMLQPIEDYYPDRPVSSQVDIDYKLDKNPYDVTVQAVLGVTANSDIVSLYVEPSLGYKAKYLGKMQDEKVNLDFKVNHYLSWGAYAELYITPVKDLEWYFEMDVNNSDSDSTGIPVSFASTTGITWYLPEF; encoded by the coding sequence ATGAAAAAGTTTTTTCTAATTATGACAGTATTATTAAGTATGTCATATTGTTCAATATTTGGTATGTATGGAGATCAGGACGATTGGATTGATTTTCTTACAGACGGTAATCAGTTTAGAGCTAGAATGGATCAATTTGGATTCGTTTTAGGTAATAACACCATTAAAGGTACTTTCGGTTTTAGATCTCAGAGTTTATCAACTCACTTAGGCTATATTTTGTTAAATAATAATTTTGGTACTTATTTTGGAACAACTATATCATGCGGTATAGGATATACTTCTGAGGCTTTTAGTATAGGTATAGGTTATAATTATACTACACCGCTTCCTATTAGTGATAACTTTGGTTCTCATACTCCTGTACTTATGATTAATGCTTTAAATGATAATTTGAGGATAGTTATTCCTGTACAAATATTAGTATATAATGGTAATATTCAAAAAGTTGATAAACAAGGTAATATACACGATACATATGATTATTTAGGTATAAGTACTGATACGCAAATAAGATATTATACAGGTATAGATGCTTTTAATGAAATAAGATTATATATAAAATATGGACAATTAGGATATAAAAATGCTCCGTATGTTGGTAAAAATTATGAAGAAGAACTTTTTTCAAGGTCATTTGGTTTTGAAACAAGATTCTATTTTTTGAATACTACTGTTGGAAATGTAACTATTAATCCTTTTATTAAAGTAGCATATAATACAGCTTTGCATGGAGTTGGTACTATGATAAGAGCATTAGATACTATGCTTCAACCAATAGAAGATTATTATCCAGATCGTCCTGTTTCATCACAAGTAGATATTGATTATAAATTGGATAAGAATCCTTATGATGTAACTGTGCAGGCAGTATTGGGAGTAACCGCTAATAGTGATATAGTATCACTTTATGTTGAGCCTTCTTTAGGTTATAAGGCTAAATATTTAGGAAAAATGCAAGATGAAAAAGTTAATTTGGATTTTAAAGTTAATCATTATTTATCTTGGGGTGCTTATGCAGAGCTTTATATAACACCTGTAAAAGATTTAGAATGGTATTTTGAAATGGATGTTAATAATAGTGATTCAGATTCTACAGGTATACCTGTTAGTTTTGCTTCTACTACAGGAATAACTTGGTATTTGCCAGAATTTTAA
- a CDS encoding variable surface family protein, translating to MKKFFLIMTVLLSMSYCSIFGMYGDQDDWIDFLTDGNQFRARMDQFGFVLGNSTIKGTFGFRSQSLSTQLGYILAIYKDYTYLGATISGGIGYTSEAFSIGLGYNYTTPLPISDNFGSHTPVLMINALNDNLRIVIPVQILVYNGNVQKVDKQGNISYSHDYLGISTDTQIRYYTGIDAFNEIRLYVKYGQLGYKNAPYVGKNYEEEFFSRSFGFETRFYFLNTAVGNVIINPFIKVAYNTALHGFSTMIRALDSMFEPIEGYSSDRPVSSQANINAKWDKNPYDVTVQAVLGVTANSDIVSLYVEPSLGYRAKYLGKLTYEDPDGKVNLDFKVNHYLSWGAYAELYITPVKDLEWYFEMDVNNSDSDSTGIPVSFASTTGITWYLPEF from the coding sequence ATGAAAAAGTTTTTTCTAATTATGACAGTATTATTAAGTATGTCATATTGTTCAATATTTGGTATGTATGGAGATCAGGACGATTGGATTGATTTTCTTACAGACGGTAATCAGTTTAGAGCTAGAATGGATCAATTTGGATTCGTTTTAGGTAATAGCACCATTAAAGGTACTTTCGGTTTTAGATCTCAGAGTTTATCAACTCAATTAGGATATATTTTGGCTATATATAAAGATTATACTTATTTAGGAGCAACTATTTCCGGCGGTATAGGATATACTTCTGAGGCTTTTAGTATAGGTTTAGGTTATAATTATACTACACCGCTTCCTATTAGTGATAACTTTGGTTCTCATACTCCTGTACTTATGATTAATGCTTTAAATGATAATTTGAGGATAGTTATTCCTGTACAAATATTAGTATATAATGGTAATGTTCAAAAAGTTGATAAACAAGGTAATATCTCTTATTCACATGATTATTTAGGTATAAGTACTGATACGCAAATAAGATATTATACAGGTATAGATGCTTTTAATGAAATAAGATTATATGTAAAATATGGACAATTAGGATATAAAAATGCTCCGTATGTTGGTAAGAATTATGAAGAAGAATTTTTTTCAAGGTCATTTGGTTTTGAAACAAGATTCTATTTTTTGAATACTGCTGTTGGAAATGTAATTATCAATCCTTTTATTAAAGTAGCATATAATACAGCTTTGCATGGATTTAGTACCATGATAAGAGCATTAGATAGTATGTTTGAACCAATAGAAGGTTATAGTTCAGATCGTCCTGTTTCATCACAAGCAAATATTAATGCTAAATGGGATAAGAATCCTTATGATGTAACAGTGCAGGCAGTATTGGGAGTAACCGCTAATAGCGATATAGTATCACTTTATGTTGAGCCTTCTTTAGGTTATAGGGCTAAATATTTAGGAAAATTAACATATGAAGATCCAGATGGAAAAGTTAATTTGGATTTTAAAGTTAATCATTATTTATCTTGGGGGGCTTATGCAGAGCTTTATATAACACCGGTAAAAGATTTGGAATGGTATTTTGAAATGGATGTTAATAATAGTGATTCAGATTCTACAGGAATACCTGTTAGTTTTGCTTCTACTACAGGAATAACTTGGTATTTGCCAGAATTTTAA